CTGTAATCTGTAGTAAATGGCTTTTCAACCAATACATGGACACCTGCTTCAAGGCAGTCCTTTGCTATCTCATAGTGCAGCTTAGTAGGCACAGCCAAGCTTACGATATCAACATTCTTCAAAAGCTTATGGTAATCAAGATAGCCCTTTATTTGATATTTTTCTGATAGTTCTTCAACTTTTTTGGAATCAATATCAGCAATACCATGAAAATACACATTGTTAAGCTGTTCGGCATATACATTTACATGGTAATGCCCCATATGGCCTGTGCCAATCACTCCTGCCTTTAACTTACTCAAAATATATCTCCTTCTGTCTTTTCTCTTTTACAAACTCCGCGCTTTGAACTTCTGACAAAATCAATAAAATGTTTAACTTCCTCTGTTTGCTCAACTTCTTCATTAATCTTTACAAGCGCATCTTCTGTAGAAAGCCCTGATTGGAAAAATATCTTATACATTTTTTTCAATTCTTCCAAGCTTTCACCTTTTATTCCACTTCTTCTCAATCCTACAACATTCAAACCATAGGGGACTGTTGTAATTCCCCAAACAATAGTAAAAGGGGCAATATCCTTCGAAAGTCCTGAAAACCCCCTAACCAATGCAAGCTTCCCTATTCTGCAAAACTGATGTATTCCGACGAAACCTGAAATAATGGCTTTATCTTCCACCTGCACATGCCCTGACAAACCGGCATAATTTGTAATTACAACATCATTTCCTATTTGACAATCATGAGCAATATGAGAATAAGCCATAATCATAGAGCCACTTCCAACCGTTGTTGCGCCTCCTTCTTTCGATGAACGATGTATTGTAACATATTCTCTGATTTTTACATTGTCTCCAATAATGACAAAAGACTTTTGCCCTTTGTATTTGAAATCCTGAGGCGGCCCTCCTATAATTGCACCTGCCTCAATTCTGCACTCCTTTCCAATCTTTGTCCATCCTTCAATTCTCACATTTGAAGAAATGACTGTTCCATCTCCAATTTGCACATCTTTTCCAATTACCGAAAAGGGACCAATTGAGACATCATCTCCAATAACTGCACCTTCCTCGATTACTGCTGTTTTATGTATCATCTTCTATTTAGACTTTTTTAGATCATCGAGATTCTCATCAGACACAAATGCCTGTAATTCGCCCTCAGTTACCACTTCATCATCAACAAATGCTTTTGCTACTACCTTCCATAGCGGTCCGCGGCGGTTTGTTACAATGACTTCCATCTTCAGTACATCGCCGGGCCTTACCTTTTTTCTGAATTTTACCTTGTCGATACTCCTGAAATAAACAATTTTTTGATATTCCTCTGTGCTTTGCAGGAGTAAAATACATCCAAGTTGAGCAAGTGCCTCTACTATCATCACTCCCGGCATAACTGGATATTCGCCAAAATGCCCTAAAAAATACGGTTCATTGAAAGTCACATTTTTTATTCCCACCATTCTCTTTTCTTTCTCAAATTCCAAAATCTTGTCTACCATTAGAAAAGGATAACGGTGGGGAAGAAGTTTTAAAATTCTATCAATATTGAACATATTACTCATCTCCTACCTAAAAAATTATTTTTCCTTTTCAAGCCTCGAGATTTTTTTCTCAAGCTCTCGTATCCTTTTGAATAAATCAGGAAGTTTAGGCAGACATGCCTGTGTCCTTCTCCACTTTCTATGGTCAAAAGCAGGAGCTCCGCTGACCATTGAATTAGCCGGTATATTTCTTCCTATTCCCGATTTTGCTCCTACCATAGTGTTGTCACCAATACGTACATGGTCGGCGATGCCAACCTGTCCAGCCAACATAACATTGTCGCCGATTTTACAGCTTCCTGATATACCTACTTGCGAAACAAGAATGACATTCTTTCCAATTTCTACATTATGGGCAATTTGGACATGGTTGTCTATCTTGGTCCCTTCTCTGATAATCGTCACTCCAAGAGTTGCTCTGTCTATACATACATTTGAACCAATTTCAACATCATCTTCTATTATAACATTTCCAACCTGCGGAATCTTGATATGCTTGCCATCTTCCTGCACATATCCAAAACCATCGCCGCCTATTGAGGTATTCGAATGAATAGTAACCCTGTTGCCAATTATCGTTTCTTCTCTAATTGAAGTGTTTGAATATATTGTAGAGTCTTCGCCTATTTTTGAATTGCTGCCAATATAAACACCAGGATATATTCTAACTCTATCTCCAATTTCAACATTGTCCTCAATTACAGCATAAGGATAAATTGAAACATCCTTTCCTAATTTGACATTTTCACCAATCGATGCTCGACTATCAATTCCAATGACAGCTCTCTTTTTCCCCTTAAAAAGCTCAACTACCCGTGCAAAAGACAAATAAGGATTCTTAACGATGATTTGAGAAGCACTGCATTCAGGAATTTCAACAGGTGTTATAACCGCAGTTGCCGAAGTTTTTTTTGCTGCCTCTATGAATTTTTTTGCAGCAATGAATGTTATATCACCTTCATCTGCATCTTCGATTCCAGACACATTGGTTATTTTATCATTCGGACTGCCTTTCAATTCACCACCAAGAAAATCAGCAATTTCCTTTACTGTTTTCACATTATAACCTCCAGAAATAAGCGTTATCGCTTTTATTTGCTTCCCTGAGCATTCAAGCTGTCATAAAGTTGAATTATTCTTGGAGTAAGGTCAGCAACATCCGCTACATAAATAGCATTTTGCTTCTCGATAATTACATCATAGCCGTCATTTTTGCCAACTTCTTTTACCAATTCAATTATATCCATCAGGATTTTGTCAGTATAGTTTTTATTTTTTCTTTCAAATTCATCCTTCAAATCAACCTGCATTCTCCTCCAATCTTTCAACTTTTTGTTGAACTCTTCCTCCTTTTCAGCTTTTATTTTGTCAGACCAGAAGGCGGCGCGCTTTGTTATTTCATCCTGCAAAGCTTTCAATTCCTGCTCCTTCTTATCAAGTTCTTTTTTCTTTTCTTCAAATTCATTTTCCAGCATCTTTATTGCTTCTTTGCCTTTCTTTGAATTATTCAACACACTTTGAAGGTCCACTACTGCAACTCTCGTTTCTGCAAATGTCAGAAAAGAAACTCCCAACATTAAAATGCAAACCATAAGTGAAACTAATTTTTTCTTCATAAAATAAAAACCCCCTTTTTAATTAGAAAAACTGTCCTCCAACACCAAAGTGAAATTGTGTAGCCGATTCCCCCTTTTCTTTATCAAGTTTATATCCTAAATCAAGTCTTACAGGACCTATTGGGAGAAAAAGCCGGGCTCCAATTCCAACACTCTTCTTCATATCAGAAATTGAAAATTGTTCACTATTTTTTACAGCATCTCCCATATCATAAAATGCAACAAGTTGAAACTGGTTTGGCAGTATTGGCACAATATATTCAAGATTTAACACAAATTCTTTATTTCCTCCAACATTATTGTCAAATCTGTCCTTGGGCCCTATATCTTC
This portion of the Candidatus Schekmanbacteria bacterium genome encodes:
- a CDS encoding acyl-ACP--UDP-N-acetylglucosamine O-acyltransferase gives rise to the protein MIHKTAVIEEGAVIGDDVSIGPFSVIGKDVQIGDGTVISSNVRIEGWTKIGKECRIEAGAIIGGPPQDFKYKGQKSFVIIGDNVKIREYVTIHRSSKEGGATTVGSGSMIMAYSHIAHDCQIGNDVVITNYAGLSGHVQVEDKAIISGFVGIHQFCRIGKLALVRGFSGLSKDIAPFTIVWGITTVPYGLNVVGLRRSGIKGESLEELKKMYKIFFQSGLSTEDALVKINEEVEQTEEVKHFIDFVRSSKRGVCKREKTEGDIF
- the fabZ gene encoding 3-hydroxyacyl-[acyl-carrier-protein] dehydratase FabZ; its protein translation is MFNIDRILKLLPHRYPFLMVDKILEFEKEKRMVGIKNVTFNEPYFLGHFGEYPVMPGVMIVEALAQLGCILLLQSTEEYQKIVYFRSIDKVKFRKKVRPGDVLKMEVIVTNRRGPLWKVVAKAFVDDEVVTEGELQAFVSDENLDDLKKSK
- the lpxD gene encoding UDP-3-O-(3-hydroxymyristoyl)glucosamine N-acyltransferase is translated as MKTVKEIADFLGGELKGSPNDKITNVSGIEDADEGDITFIAAKKFIEAAKKTSATAVITPVEIPECSASQIIVKNPYLSFARVVELFKGKKRAVIGIDSRASIGENVKLGKDVSIYPYAVIEDNVEIGDRVRIYPGVYIGSNSKIGEDSTIYSNTSIREETIIGNRVTIHSNTSIGGDGFGYVQEDGKHIKIPQVGNVIIEDDVEIGSNVCIDRATLGVTIIREGTKIDNHVQIAHNVEIGKNVILVSQVGISGSCKIGDNVMLAGQVGIADHVRIGDNTMVGAKSGIGRNIPANSMVSGAPAFDHRKWRRTQACLPKLPDLFKRIRELEKKISRLEKEK
- a CDS encoding OmpH family outer membrane protein; translation: MKKKLVSLMVCILMLGVSFLTFAETRVAVVDLQSVLNNSKKGKEAIKMLENEFEEKKKELDKKEQELKALQDEITKRAAFWSDKIKAEKEEEFNKKLKDWRRMQVDLKDEFERKNKNYTDKILMDIIELVKEVGKNDGYDVIIEKQNAIYVADVADLTPRIIQLYDSLNAQGSK